The Vulpes vulpes isolate BD-2025 chromosome 10, VulVul3, whole genome shotgun sequence genome has a window encoding:
- the TMPO gene encoding thymopoietin isoform X2 yields MPEFLEDPSVLTKEKLKSELVANNVTLPVGEQRKDVYVQLYLQHLTARNRPPLAAGANSKGPPDFSSDEEREPTPVLGSGAAVAGRSRAAVGRKATKKTDKPRPEDKDDLDVTELTNEDLLDQLVKYGVNPGPIVGTTRKLYEKKLLKLREQGTESRSSTPLPTISSSENTRQNGSNDSDRYSDNEEDPKIELKLEKREPLKGRAKTPVTLKQRRVEHNQSYSQAGVTETEWTSGSSKGGPLQALTRESTRGSRRTPRKRVETSQHFRIDGAIISESTPIAETIMASSNETLVVNRVTGNFKHAAPILPITEFSDIPRRTPKKPLTRAEVGEKTEERRIERDILKEMFPFEASTPTGISASCRRPIKGAAGRPLELSDFRMEESFSTKYIPKYVPLADVKSEKTKKGRSIPMWIKILLFVVVAIFLFLVYQAMETNQGNPFSSFLSNDSGKSI; encoded by the exons ATGCCGGAGTTCCTGGAAGACCCCTCGGTCCTGACGAAAGAGAAGTTGAAGAGTGAGTTGGTGGCCAACAACGTGACGCTCCCTGTCGGGGAGCAGCGCAAGGACGTGTACGTGCAGCTCTACCTGCAGCACCTCACGGCGCGCAACCGGCCGCCGCTCGCCGCCGGCGCCAACAGCAAGGGGCCCCCGGACTTCTCCAGCGACGAGGAGCGCGAGCCCACCCCGGTCCTCGGCTCCGGGGCCGCCGTCGCAGGCCGCAGCCGGGCCGCCGTCGGCAGG AAAGCCACAAAGAAAACTGATAAACCCAGACCAGAAGATAAAGATGATCTAGATGTAACAGAGCTCACTAATGAAGATCTTCTGGATCAGCTTGTGAAATATGGAGTAAATCCTGGTCCTATTGTGG GAACAACCAGGAAGCTATATGAGAAAAAACTGTTGAAACTGAGGGAACAGGGAACGGAGTCAAGATCTTCTACTCCTCTGCCTACGATTTCTTCTTCAGAAAATACAAGACAGAATGGAAGTAATGACTCTGACAGATACAGTGACAACGaagaag ACCCTAAAATAGAGCTCAAGCTTGAGAAGAGAGAGCCACTAAAAGGCAGAGCAAAGACTCCAGTAACACTCAAGCAAAGAAGAGTTGAACACAATCAG AGCTATTCTCAAGCTGGAGTAACTGAGACTGAATGGACAAGTGGATCTTCAAAAGGCGGACCTCTGCAGGCATTAACTAGGGAATCCACAAGAGGGTCGAGAAGAACTCCAAGGAAAAGG GTGGAAACTTCACAACATTTTCGTATAGATGGTGCAATAATTTCAGAGAGTACTCCCATAGCTGAAACTATAATGGCTTCAAGCAACGAAACCTTA GTTGTCAATAGGGTGACTGGAAATTTCAAGCATGCAGCTCCTATTCTGCCAATCACTGAATTCTCAGACATACCCAGAAGAACACCAAAGAAACCATTGACGAGAGCTGAA GTGGGAgaaaaaacagaggaaagaagaaTAGAAAGGGATATTCTTAAGgaaatgtttccctttgaagCATCTACACCAACAGGAATTAG TGCTAGTTGCCGCAGACCAATCAAAGGGGCTGCAGGCCGGCCATTAGAACTCAGTGATTTCAGGATGGAAGAATCTTTTTCAACTAAATATATTCCTAAGTATGTTCCCTTGGCAGATGTCaagtcagaaaagacaaaaaagggaCGCTCCATTCCCATGTGGATAAAAATTTTGCTGTTTGTTGTTGTggccatttttttgtttttggtctatCAAGCTATGGAAACCAACCAAGGAAATCCGTTCAGTAGTTTTCTTTCTAATGACTCTGGTAAATCCATCTGA
- the TMPO gene encoding thymopoietin isoform X3, which produces MPEFLEDPSVLTKEKLKSELVANNVTLPVGEQRKDVYVQLYLQHLTARNRPPLAAGANSKGPPDFSSDEEREPTPVLGSGAAVAGRSRAAVGRKATKKTDKPRPEDKDDLDVTELTNEDLLDQLVKYGVNPGPIVGTTRKLYEKKLLKLREQGTESRSSTPLPTISSSENTRQNGSNDSDRYSDNEEDPKIELKLEKREPLKGRAKTPVTLKQRRVEHNQVETSQHFRIDGAIISESTPIAETIMASSNETLVVNRVTGNFKHAAPILPITEFSDIPRRTPKKPLTRAEVGEKTEERRIERDILKEMFPFEASTPTGISASCRRPIKGAAGRPLELSDFRMEESFSTKYIPKYVPLADVKSEKTKKGRSIPMWIKILLFVVVAIFLFLVYQAMETNQGNPFSSFLSNDSGKSI; this is translated from the exons ATGCCGGAGTTCCTGGAAGACCCCTCGGTCCTGACGAAAGAGAAGTTGAAGAGTGAGTTGGTGGCCAACAACGTGACGCTCCCTGTCGGGGAGCAGCGCAAGGACGTGTACGTGCAGCTCTACCTGCAGCACCTCACGGCGCGCAACCGGCCGCCGCTCGCCGCCGGCGCCAACAGCAAGGGGCCCCCGGACTTCTCCAGCGACGAGGAGCGCGAGCCCACCCCGGTCCTCGGCTCCGGGGCCGCCGTCGCAGGCCGCAGCCGGGCCGCCGTCGGCAGG AAAGCCACAAAGAAAACTGATAAACCCAGACCAGAAGATAAAGATGATCTAGATGTAACAGAGCTCACTAATGAAGATCTTCTGGATCAGCTTGTGAAATATGGAGTAAATCCTGGTCCTATTGTGG GAACAACCAGGAAGCTATATGAGAAAAAACTGTTGAAACTGAGGGAACAGGGAACGGAGTCAAGATCTTCTACTCCTCTGCCTACGATTTCTTCTTCAGAAAATACAAGACAGAATGGAAGTAATGACTCTGACAGATACAGTGACAACGaagaag ACCCTAAAATAGAGCTCAAGCTTGAGAAGAGAGAGCCACTAAAAGGCAGAGCAAAGACTCCAGTAACACTCAAGCAAAGAAGAGTTGAACACAATCAG GTGGAAACTTCACAACATTTTCGTATAGATGGTGCAATAATTTCAGAGAGTACTCCCATAGCTGAAACTATAATGGCTTCAAGCAACGAAACCTTA GTTGTCAATAGGGTGACTGGAAATTTCAAGCATGCAGCTCCTATTCTGCCAATCACTGAATTCTCAGACATACCCAGAAGAACACCAAAGAAACCATTGACGAGAGCTGAA GTGGGAgaaaaaacagaggaaagaagaaTAGAAAGGGATATTCTTAAGgaaatgtttccctttgaagCATCTACACCAACAGGAATTAG TGCTAGTTGCCGCAGACCAATCAAAGGGGCTGCAGGCCGGCCATTAGAACTCAGTGATTTCAGGATGGAAGAATCTTTTTCAACTAAATATATTCCTAAGTATGTTCCCTTGGCAGATGTCaagtcagaaaagacaaaaaagggaCGCTCCATTCCCATGTGGATAAAAATTTTGCTGTTTGTTGTTGTggccatttttttgtttttggtctatCAAGCTATGGAAACCAACCAAGGAAATCCGTTCAGTAGTTTTCTTTCTAATGACTCTGGTAAATCCATCTGA
- the TMPO gene encoding thymopoietin isoform X4, whose translation MPEFLEDPSVLTKEKLKSELVANNVTLPVGEQRKDVYVQLYLQHLTARNRPPLAAGANSKGPPDFSSDEEREPTPVLGSGAAVAGRSRAAVGRKATKKTDKPRPEDKDDLDVTELTNEDLLDQLVKYGVNPGPIVGTTRKLYEKKLLKLREQGTESRSSTPLPTISSSENTRQNGSNDSDRYSDNEEDPKIELKLEKREPLKGRAKTPVTLKQRRVEHNQVVNRVTGNFKHAAPILPITEFSDIPRRTPKKPLTRAEVGEKTEERRIERDILKEMFPFEASTPTGISASCRRPIKGAAGRPLELSDFRMEESFSTKYIPKYVPLADVKSEKTKKGRSIPMWIKILLFVVVAIFLFLVYQAMETNQGNPFSSFLSNDSGKSI comes from the exons ATGCCGGAGTTCCTGGAAGACCCCTCGGTCCTGACGAAAGAGAAGTTGAAGAGTGAGTTGGTGGCCAACAACGTGACGCTCCCTGTCGGGGAGCAGCGCAAGGACGTGTACGTGCAGCTCTACCTGCAGCACCTCACGGCGCGCAACCGGCCGCCGCTCGCCGCCGGCGCCAACAGCAAGGGGCCCCCGGACTTCTCCAGCGACGAGGAGCGCGAGCCCACCCCGGTCCTCGGCTCCGGGGCCGCCGTCGCAGGCCGCAGCCGGGCCGCCGTCGGCAGG AAAGCCACAAAGAAAACTGATAAACCCAGACCAGAAGATAAAGATGATCTAGATGTAACAGAGCTCACTAATGAAGATCTTCTGGATCAGCTTGTGAAATATGGAGTAAATCCTGGTCCTATTGTGG GAACAACCAGGAAGCTATATGAGAAAAAACTGTTGAAACTGAGGGAACAGGGAACGGAGTCAAGATCTTCTACTCCTCTGCCTACGATTTCTTCTTCAGAAAATACAAGACAGAATGGAAGTAATGACTCTGACAGATACAGTGACAACGaagaag ACCCTAAAATAGAGCTCAAGCTTGAGAAGAGAGAGCCACTAAAAGGCAGAGCAAAGACTCCAGTAACACTCAAGCAAAGAAGAGTTGAACACAATCAG GTTGTCAATAGGGTGACTGGAAATTTCAAGCATGCAGCTCCTATTCTGCCAATCACTGAATTCTCAGACATACCCAGAAGAACACCAAAGAAACCATTGACGAGAGCTGAA GTGGGAgaaaaaacagaggaaagaagaaTAGAAAGGGATATTCTTAAGgaaatgtttccctttgaagCATCTACACCAACAGGAATTAG TGCTAGTTGCCGCAGACCAATCAAAGGGGCTGCAGGCCGGCCATTAGAACTCAGTGATTTCAGGATGGAAGAATCTTTTTCAACTAAATATATTCCTAAGTATGTTCCCTTGGCAGATGTCaagtcagaaaagacaaaaaagggaCGCTCCATTCCCATGTGGATAAAAATTTTGCTGTTTGTTGTTGTggccatttttttgtttttggtctatCAAGCTATGGAAACCAACCAAGGAAATCCGTTCAGTAGTTTTCTTTCTAATGACTCTGGTAAATCCATCTGA
- the TMPO gene encoding thymopoietin isoform X5 has product MPEFLEDPSVLTKEKLKSELVANNVTLPVGEQRKDVYVQLYLQHLTARNRPPLAAGANSKGPPDFSSDEEREPTPVLGSGAAVAGRSRAAVGRKATKKTDKPRPEDKDDLDVTELTNEDLLDQLVKYGVNPGPIVGTTRKLYEKKLLKLREQGTESRSSTPLPTISSSENTRQNGSNDSDRYSDNEEDPKIELKLEKREPLKGRAKTPVTLKQRRVEHNQVGEKTEERRIERDILKEMFPFEASTPTGISASCRRPIKGAAGRPLELSDFRMEESFSTKYIPKYVPLADVKSEKTKKGRSIPMWIKILLFVVVAIFLFLVYQAMETNQGNPFSSFLSNDSGKSI; this is encoded by the exons ATGCCGGAGTTCCTGGAAGACCCCTCGGTCCTGACGAAAGAGAAGTTGAAGAGTGAGTTGGTGGCCAACAACGTGACGCTCCCTGTCGGGGAGCAGCGCAAGGACGTGTACGTGCAGCTCTACCTGCAGCACCTCACGGCGCGCAACCGGCCGCCGCTCGCCGCCGGCGCCAACAGCAAGGGGCCCCCGGACTTCTCCAGCGACGAGGAGCGCGAGCCCACCCCGGTCCTCGGCTCCGGGGCCGCCGTCGCAGGCCGCAGCCGGGCCGCCGTCGGCAGG AAAGCCACAAAGAAAACTGATAAACCCAGACCAGAAGATAAAGATGATCTAGATGTAACAGAGCTCACTAATGAAGATCTTCTGGATCAGCTTGTGAAATATGGAGTAAATCCTGGTCCTATTGTGG GAACAACCAGGAAGCTATATGAGAAAAAACTGTTGAAACTGAGGGAACAGGGAACGGAGTCAAGATCTTCTACTCCTCTGCCTACGATTTCTTCTTCAGAAAATACAAGACAGAATGGAAGTAATGACTCTGACAGATACAGTGACAACGaagaag ACCCTAAAATAGAGCTCAAGCTTGAGAAGAGAGAGCCACTAAAAGGCAGAGCAAAGACTCCAGTAACACTCAAGCAAAGAAGAGTTGAACACAATCAG GTGGGAgaaaaaacagaggaaagaagaaTAGAAAGGGATATTCTTAAGgaaatgtttccctttgaagCATCTACACCAACAGGAATTAG TGCTAGTTGCCGCAGACCAATCAAAGGGGCTGCAGGCCGGCCATTAGAACTCAGTGATTTCAGGATGGAAGAATCTTTTTCAACTAAATATATTCCTAAGTATGTTCCCTTGGCAGATGTCaagtcagaaaagacaaaaaagggaCGCTCCATTCCCATGTGGATAAAAATTTTGCTGTTTGTTGTTGTggccatttttttgtttttggtctatCAAGCTATGGAAACCAACCAAGGAAATCCGTTCAGTAGTTTTCTTTCTAATGACTCTGGTAAATCCATCTGA
- the TMPO gene encoding thymopoietin isoform X1, which translates to MPEFLEDPSVLTKEKLKSELVANNVTLPVGEQRKDVYVQLYLQHLTARNRPPLAAGANSKGPPDFSSDEEREPTPVLGSGAAVAGRSRAAVGRKATKKTDKPRPEDKDDLDVTELTNEDLLDQLVKYGVNPGPIVGTTRKLYEKKLLKLREQGTESRSSTPLPTISSSENTRQNGSNDSDRYSDNEEGKKKEHKKVKSTRDFVPFSELPTTPSGGFFQGISFPEISTRPPLGRTELQAAKKVHTSKGDPPREPLIATTLPGREHLQKLASGGNLFTSSKSSHGRCLEKSSSASSQHELAAMLVSAAASPSLIKETTTTCYKDIVENIYCGEKSGIQPLCTEKSHVLDQSVLSSERKGLEESESSQIISPPLAQAIRDYVNSLLVQGGVGSLPGTSNSTPPMDVENRWKRIDPSNYQDTESLSPPRKFPRLSEKSVEEMDSGSFVAFQNTPGSGVMSSFAKTVVSHSLTTLGIEVSKQSQHEKVDAPELSFPFHESILKVIEEEWQQIDRQLPSLACRYPVSSREATRILSVPKVDDEILEFISEATPPVGTQAASTESCDKQLDLVLCRTYEAAASALQIATHTSFVVRALQADISQAAQILSSDPSHMHQALGILSKTYDAASFLCEAAFDEVKMAAHSMGASTLGRRYLWLKDCKINPASKNKLVVTPFKGETLFGGEVYKVTKKRGNKR; encoded by the exons ATGCCGGAGTTCCTGGAAGACCCCTCGGTCCTGACGAAAGAGAAGTTGAAGAGTGAGTTGGTGGCCAACAACGTGACGCTCCCTGTCGGGGAGCAGCGCAAGGACGTGTACGTGCAGCTCTACCTGCAGCACCTCACGGCGCGCAACCGGCCGCCGCTCGCCGCCGGCGCCAACAGCAAGGGGCCCCCGGACTTCTCCAGCGACGAGGAGCGCGAGCCCACCCCGGTCCTCGGCTCCGGGGCCGCCGTCGCAGGCCGCAGCCGGGCCGCCGTCGGCAGG AAAGCCACAAAGAAAACTGATAAACCCAGACCAGAAGATAAAGATGATCTAGATGTAACAGAGCTCACTAATGAAGATCTTCTGGATCAGCTTGTGAAATATGGAGTAAATCCTGGTCCTATTGTGG GAACAACCAGGAAGCTATATGAGAAAAAACTGTTGAAACTGAGGGAACAGGGAACGGAGTCAAGATCTTCTACTCCTCTGCCTACGATTTCTTCTTCAGAAAATACAAGACAGAATGGAAGTAATGACTCTGACAGATACAGTGACAACGaagaag gaaagaagaaagaacacaagaaagTGAAGTCCACTAgggattttgttcctttttctgaaCTTCCAACTACTCCCTCTGGTGGATTTTTTCAGGgtatttcttttcctgaaatctCCACCCGTCCTCCTTTGGGCAGGACTGAACTACAGGCAGCTAAGAAAGTTCATACTTCTAAGGGAGACCCACCTAGGGAACCTCTTATTGCCACAACCTTGCCTGGCAGGGAACATTTGCAGAAGTTAGCCTCTGGAGGGAATTTGTTTACTTCCTCCAAGTCTAGCCATGGTAGATGTTTAGAGAAAAGTTCTTCGGCATCTTCTCAGCATGAACTCGCTGCCATGTTGGTCTCTGCTGCAGCTTCTCCTTCACTGATTAAAGAAACCACCACTACTTGCTATAAAGATatagtagaaaatatttattgtggaGAGAAAAGTGGAATTCAACCATTGTGTACTGAGAAGTCCCATGTTTTAGATCAGTCAGTTCTCTCTAGTGAAAGGAAAGGGCTAGAAGAGTCCGAGAGTTCACAAATAATTTCTCCTCCACTTGCTCAGGCAATCAGAGATTATGTCAATTCTCTGTTGGTCCAGGGTGGAGTAGGTAGTTTGCCTGGGACTTCAAACTCTACACCCCCAATGGATGTAGAAAACAGATGGAAGAGAATTGATCCATCTAATTATCAAGACACTGAATCCCTGTCTCCTCCACGAAAATTCCCTAGACTCAGTGAAAAGTCTGTAGAGGAAATGGATTCAGGTTCCTTTGTGGCATTTCAAAATACACCTGGATCCGGAGTGATGTCATCTTTTGCCAAAACTGTTGTCTCTCATTCACTCACCACCTTAGGCATAGAAGTGTCTAAGCAATCACAACATGAGAAAGTAGATGCCCCAGAACTATCTTTTCCCTTCCatgaatctattttaaaagtaattgaaGAGGAGTGGCAGCAAATTGACAGGCAACTGCCTTCATTGGCATGCAGGTATCCAGTATCTTCCAGAGAGGCAACACGGATATTATCAGTTCCAAAAGTAGATGATGAAATACTGGAGTTTATTTCTGAAGCCACTCCACCAGTAGGTACTCAAGCAGCTTCCACGGAGTCTTGTGATAAACAGTTAGACTTAGTACTTTGTAGAACATATGAAGCTGCAGCATCAGCATTGCAGATTGCAACCCATACCTCCTTTGTGGTTAGGGCTCTGCAGGCAGACATTAGTCAGGCTGCACAAATTCTTAGCTCAGACCCTAGTCATATGCACCAGGCACTCGGGATTCTGAGCAAAACATATGATGCAGCCTCATTTCTTTGTGAAGCTGCATTTGATGAAGTAAAGATGGCTGCCCATAGCATGGGAGCTTCCACTTTAGGTCGCCGCTATCTCTGGCTGAAGGATTGTAAAATTAATCCAGCTTCTAAAAATAAGCTGGTTGTTACTCCTTTTAAAGGTGAAACCTTATTTGGAGGAGAAGTATACAAAGTAACTAAAAAGCGTGGAAATAAACGCTAA